A genomic segment from Blastococcus sp. PRF04-17 encodes:
- a CDS encoding DISARM anti-phage system protein DrmE domain-containing protein, translating to MTYLDALVPAAPDPQDLLERLHALGIRDGGQPVVPGPLDEATLNLVGHVITTTDRNLSLELPRGRHDIAVMLGVHLQLMRLVARRQGHFSRAGFGGAVAVIGLNTNLTERLRAIKVDRVSLSEALCARRIRADGTVVDLRGTVGPADERADALLYLNTSLGWPALPGVHVGVAVIDRTSFRNSETLTRALAWCERHGADRIIVVSHLGEPPQPPLTDGAHWIRWAWTPGLRSDVVHELGDGPICGPLSTNPLLDQPPRSVGAAVYIAPELSQLRRTCLRGIAAARRVNPPFPRCVADAVQLVNLLGALWGRVETANVWAAAEPRGTTIHTLVRQVRQATGEELRGPWAAFRETHWADLRAAALRLAELLTEYNPRLDMLLGLLDWAAAARPDARVVIRTNSRAGAGALVRDLTDQRPSLEAPLGHGDPTSARLAVLPYSDRLPWACAPALEIHLGVPAPWRRSALLSGEASEHLVVVDADEQRWLTTVLTGMNDEWTARLERAAQTLDLLPLPAQHIPAPQVVYGPIGIDDRGVDSDETTPVPMPGIDLDRLFAAFSSAVSQVDRGDEDDGRDPTTPAGGRPMLARALTLEPDGAEYWLPTDGRAEIVAGSRYSRVAVPDITAGMSVLIPRGESRDELYHRLLHAAHQDVDVMAVQLMLRRFRLAMHELYDRCGSWTEVARALRHRGSSVQSGSTCAAWASGEVIAPEDINDIRRVGRLTWDENLLIDRTWERIGAIAEELRRLHRSLGRLLSAAIGEVAAGRPGPNLDQLSQVCGGIDTTEILEEFEVRQVRTVSAPTTVPSSQLRRLLTPAAGARRSA from the coding sequence ATGACGTACCTGGATGCCCTCGTCCCGGCTGCCCCTGATCCGCAGGATCTGCTCGAGCGTCTGCATGCTCTCGGCATCCGCGACGGGGGGCAGCCTGTCGTGCCCGGCCCCCTGGACGAGGCCACCCTGAACCTCGTCGGGCACGTGATCACGACGACCGACCGCAACCTCTCCCTGGAACTGCCGCGGGGACGCCACGACATCGCCGTCATGCTCGGTGTGCACCTGCAGCTGATGCGGCTCGTCGCCCGCCGGCAGGGTCACTTCAGCCGTGCGGGCTTCGGCGGTGCGGTCGCGGTCATCGGGCTGAACACCAACCTCACCGAGCGGCTGCGCGCGATCAAGGTGGACCGCGTCTCGCTGTCCGAGGCGCTGTGCGCGCGGCGGATTCGCGCCGACGGCACCGTCGTCGATCTGCGGGGCACGGTCGGCCCGGCCGACGAGCGGGCCGACGCGCTGCTGTATCTGAACACCTCGCTCGGGTGGCCCGCCCTGCCCGGTGTCCACGTCGGCGTCGCCGTCATCGACCGGACCAGCTTCCGCAACTCCGAGACGCTCACCCGGGCGCTGGCGTGGTGCGAGCGGCATGGCGCCGACCGGATCATCGTCGTCAGCCACCTCGGTGAGCCGCCGCAGCCGCCGCTCACGGACGGCGCGCACTGGATCCGGTGGGCGTGGACCCCAGGCCTGCGCAGCGACGTCGTCCACGAGCTCGGCGACGGACCCATCTGCGGACCGCTGTCGACCAACCCCCTGCTCGACCAGCCGCCCCGGTCGGTCGGCGCGGCCGTGTACATCGCGCCCGAGCTGTCCCAGCTTCGCCGGACGTGCCTACGCGGTATCGCCGCCGCCCGCCGGGTGAACCCCCCGTTCCCGCGGTGCGTCGCCGACGCGGTGCAGCTGGTGAACCTGCTCGGCGCACTGTGGGGTCGGGTGGAAACGGCCAACGTGTGGGCGGCCGCCGAGCCTCGGGGCACGACGATTCATACCCTCGTGCGCCAGGTCCGGCAGGCCACCGGGGAGGAGCTGCGCGGGCCGTGGGCGGCGTTCCGCGAGACGCACTGGGCCGACCTGCGGGCCGCGGCACTGCGCCTCGCCGAACTCCTCACCGAGTACAACCCGCGCCTGGACATGCTGCTGGGCCTGCTCGACTGGGCCGCGGCGGCACGTCCGGACGCGCGCGTCGTCATCCGCACCAACAGCCGCGCCGGTGCCGGCGCACTGGTTCGCGACCTCACCGATCAGCGGCCGTCGCTGGAAGCCCCGCTCGGGCACGGTGACCCCACCAGCGCCCGGCTGGCCGTGCTGCCGTACAGCGACCGTCTGCCGTGGGCCTGCGCGCCCGCACTGGAGATCCACCTCGGCGTCCCCGCACCGTGGCGCCGCAGTGCCCTGCTGTCCGGCGAGGCGTCCGAGCACCTCGTCGTCGTCGACGCCGACGAGCAGCGATGGCTCACCACCGTGCTCACGGGGATGAACGACGAGTGGACCGCCAGACTGGAGAGGGCCGCGCAGACCCTCGACCTGCTGCCGCTGCCCGCGCAGCACATCCCCGCTCCGCAGGTCGTGTACGGGCCGATCGGCATCGACGACCGCGGCGTCGACAGCGACGAGACCACGCCCGTGCCCATGCCGGGCATCGACCTCGACCGGCTGTTCGCGGCGTTCTCCTCTGCCGTCTCCCAGGTCGACCGCGGCGACGAGGACGACGGGCGGGACCCCACCACCCCGGCCGGTGGACGGCCGATGCTGGCCCGGGCTCTGACCCTCGAGCCGGACGGCGCCGAGTACTGGCTGCCGACCGACGGCCGCGCCGAGATCGTCGCAGGCTCCAGGTACAGCCGCGTGGCGGTCCCGGACATCACGGCCGGCATGTCGGTGCTCATCCCCCGCGGGGAGAGCCGCGACGAACTCTACCACCGGCTGCTCCACGCCGCCCACCAGGACGTGGACGTGATGGCCGTGCAGCTGATGCTGCGGCGCTTCCGACTGGCGATGCACGAGCTGTACGACCGGTGCGGCAGCTGGACCGAGGTCGCCCGCGCGCTGCGACACCGCGGCAGCAGCGTGCAGAGCGGCAGCACCTGCGCGGCCTGGGCCAGCGGAGAGGTCATCGCACCCGAGGACATCAACGACATCCGGCGGGTGGGCCGTCTCACCTGGGACGAGAACCTGCTCATCGACCGGACCTGGGAGCGGATCGGCGCGATCGCCGAGGAGCTGCGGCGGCTGCACCGCAGCCTCGGTCGGCTGCTGTCGGCCGCGATCGGTGAGGTCGCCGCCGGACGGCCGGGACCCAATCTCGATCAACTGTCACAGGTGTGTGGTGGCATCGACACCACGGAGATCCTCGAGGAGTTCGAGGTTCGTCAGGTGCGCACCGTGTCGGCGCCCACCACCGTCCCGAGCAGCCAGCTGCGCCGTCTGCTCACCCCCGCTGCCGGCGCCCGCCGGTCAGCCTGA
- a CDS encoding phospholipase D-like domain-containing protein: MRDLVPLATALADLAGGYAAALAWTDELGQRGAAAFASLGVRGDAAQMLRGKATTVRLLRTDGTVDRVRLAQMVLVLDTLAAVPPAQPAAVRENPLVFTVPRAAQQLVGVAQRLDLLVNDVVARANSTLHIGGPFWNAGGWERLRPVVIPALATRHVPVTFYLHPHESGHLQVVGEMLAEARCHGVVHERWWVGGSPSLMHAKFVVADGSTGYFGSANLTSLGLAEHLEVGVALTAAQAQSLLSLLVALEEERLFSAEQPA; this comes from the coding sequence GTGCGCGACCTCGTTCCGCTCGCCACCGCTCTTGCCGACCTCGCCGGTGGATACGCGGCCGCGCTCGCGTGGACCGACGAGCTCGGCCAACGCGGTGCCGCCGCGTTCGCGAGCCTCGGGGTCCGCGGCGACGCCGCCCAGATGCTCCGGGGCAAGGCGACGACGGTCAGGCTGCTCCGCACCGACGGCACCGTCGATCGTGTCCGCCTGGCCCAGATGGTCCTCGTGCTCGACACCCTGGCCGCGGTGCCGCCGGCCCAGCCGGCCGCGGTCCGGGAGAACCCGCTGGTCTTCACTGTGCCGCGGGCCGCTCAGCAGCTGGTCGGCGTTGCCCAGCGCCTGGACCTGCTGGTCAACGACGTCGTCGCGCGGGCGAACTCGACGCTGCACATCGGCGGGCCGTTCTGGAACGCCGGCGGCTGGGAGCGCCTGCGGCCGGTGGTCATCCCTGCCCTCGCCACCCGTCACGTCCCCGTCACCTTCTACCTGCATCCGCACGAGTCCGGGCACCTGCAGGTCGTCGGGGAGATGCTCGCCGAGGCCAGGTGTCACGGCGTCGTGCACGAACGGTGGTGGGTCGGGGGCAGCCCCAGCCTGATGCACGCGAAGTTCGTCGTCGCCGACGGCAGTACCGGCTACTTCGGGAGCGCCAACCTGACCTCCCTGGGCCTCGCCGAGCACCTCGAGGTGGGGGTCGCCCTCACGGCGGCGCAGGCCCAGTCGCTGCTCTCCCTGCTCGTCGCACTCGAAGAGGAGCGATTGTTCAGCGCGGAGCAGCCGGCCTAG
- a CDS encoding STAS domain-containing protein, with protein sequence MDSPGAIPADELAITVVSTGNPVRVVAVGAIDHASVARLALALTRAVHDAGAEVIVDLDAVTFIDSHGLQLLNDTHRMATETGTRLRIVATSRAVVRPLEAIGLWQV encoded by the coding sequence GTGGACTCACCGGGCGCCATCCCCGCCGATGAGCTGGCAATCACGGTCGTGTCGACTGGCAACCCGGTCCGCGTGGTCGCCGTGGGAGCGATCGACCACGCGTCCGTGGCGCGACTGGCGCTCGCGCTGACGCGCGCCGTTCACGACGCTGGGGCCGAGGTGATCGTTGATCTCGACGCGGTCACCTTCATCGACTCCCACGGCCTGCAGCTGCTGAACGACACCCATCGCATGGCGACCGAGACCGGCACGCGGCTGCGCATCGTCGCCACGAGCCGGGCCGTGGTCCGGCCACTGGAGGCCATCGGCCTGTGGCAGGTGTAG
- a CDS encoding helicase-related protein translates to MDASSRNRREAAVVDWLIDRLAVALADRAGGRHAPPWEPKQHVLLGVLDPIRVQPAPVATGEDAAGGDPDADTSATAPAETATTPTGEIPSLGLDFRVRAAGLDAITLDVDLAFALYLEEIATLDEQRRYLATEPATAAAEAASADGGAQATSAAEGGAGTEVSAAAGDAGGESPAPPGDAGATPRPRRRRERKARLLGAWRRHDVTLEPLRIAVPLDGSVVTVDEPLVAAARPLIDAHYAGPTAMRPFTGKRNELPRAALADEATFAAAVQAALNTAWAPRYPDLEVTAFAQPLGDDEYLVSVAVRNRTELTERTLQDLSVYDCQLAVHPAGDTRIVPQRFALAPDDYRLADLAEVYGRGTGCVAVTTDRGGIRSETLPTHVQHVVEPRDDHVRAPRWAELAEDPTAILASVQVAMEDYAEAFAQFVDAAAGQPHHAEALKGLEQFRDELRRFKLGRRAMVADPRLAESFRLANEVFRRANAGKPFDTWRLFQLVYIVTHLPALAARELDDLEMRRELDHVDVLWFPAGGGKTEAYLGLIIAALFYDRLRGKHAGVTSWLRFPLRMLSVQQLYRMLRVLVLAEELRQEEGIGAADDDPFALGYLVGSAGTPNSLRWERGWWKGWEIESRRAEKGTFADDHSNDRLITRCPYCGQEKIILVLDVDAVRLVHQCTACDRALPLYMTDEEVYRYLPAVVISTVDKLTGYTWFGEYTSFSHGPAYRCPKHGYFSFPVAGTCLVGAELCPPGKGALPTARPVKDPVPALTVQDEMHLLKEELGAFSGHYEGLIAELQRGGPSGLPTKVLAASATIEQFEDQLRQIYGRIPRAFPAAGYERDRSFYIQTTPDVRRTFVGVLPHYRRKADVAAIVQSELLRAVTELEDDSDPVATLGIDPTLWDAPPTRDSVLDLLFDYEVCLGYVNSKAHGSKLEEELRALSDALDNEGHGAVQRVVLTGQVSISDLAEAISRVQDEKPSLDRALRLRALVGTSVVSHGVDLDRLNVLVVAGMPTTAADYIQVTARSGRTHAGLVVTVYDTFSRREQSLFSNFASYHRFLDQMVTPVPVNKYAFFVADRTVPGIVLALLHDLARDPSLGAPTVGVRYAKDFQAWWNAHRTAIDQQIRDRLRRCYETPIVGVNDPGMERELADRALDRWANTEYHSLGIPAQERRTDGLFNLPPLSNFRDIDEPAQFGVWFPSRDAFEAVTGSLTDHSNAGASAGNEE, encoded by the coding sequence ATGGACGCCTCCAGCCGCAACCGCCGGGAGGCGGCCGTCGTTGACTGGCTCATCGACCGGCTCGCCGTCGCGCTCGCCGACCGGGCCGGCGGCCGGCACGCGCCGCCGTGGGAGCCGAAGCAGCACGTCCTGCTCGGCGTGCTCGACCCCATTCGGGTGCAGCCGGCACCGGTCGCCACCGGTGAGGACGCGGCCGGCGGCGACCCGGACGCGGACACCAGCGCCACCGCGCCGGCCGAGACCGCCACCACGCCGACCGGCGAGATTCCGTCGCTCGGCCTCGACTTCCGGGTGCGGGCGGCCGGGCTCGATGCGATCACCCTCGACGTCGACCTGGCGTTCGCGCTCTACCTCGAGGAGATCGCGACGCTCGACGAGCAGCGACGGTACTTAGCCACCGAACCCGCCACCGCGGCGGCGGAGGCTGCGTCGGCCGACGGCGGGGCGCAGGCGACTTCTGCTGCGGAGGGCGGCGCAGGCACGGAGGTGTCAGCGGCGGCGGGCGACGCCGGCGGGGAGTCTCCGGCACCGCCGGGTGACGCCGGCGCGACCCCTCGGCCGCGGCGGCGCCGCGAACGCAAGGCCCGGCTGCTGGGCGCCTGGCGCCGGCACGACGTCACCCTCGAACCGCTCCGGATCGCGGTCCCTCTGGACGGATCCGTGGTCACCGTCGACGAGCCGCTGGTCGCCGCGGCGCGGCCGCTGATCGACGCGCACTACGCGGGCCCCACCGCCATGCGGCCGTTCACCGGCAAGCGCAACGAGCTGCCCCGCGCCGCGCTGGCGGACGAGGCGACGTTCGCCGCCGCCGTCCAGGCCGCACTCAACACCGCCTGGGCCCCCCGGTACCCCGACCTCGAGGTGACGGCCTTCGCGCAGCCGCTCGGCGACGACGAGTACCTGGTCAGCGTCGCCGTCCGCAACCGGACGGAGCTCACCGAGCGCACCCTGCAGGATCTGTCGGTCTACGACTGCCAGCTGGCCGTCCACCCGGCCGGCGACACCCGAATCGTCCCTCAGCGCTTCGCCCTCGCGCCCGATGACTACCGGCTCGCCGACCTCGCGGAGGTCTACGGGCGCGGCACTGGGTGCGTGGCGGTGACTACCGACCGCGGCGGCATCCGGAGCGAGACCCTGCCCACGCACGTCCAGCACGTGGTCGAGCCCCGCGACGACCACGTCCGCGCCCCGCGGTGGGCCGAGCTGGCCGAGGACCCCACCGCGATCCTGGCCTCGGTGCAGGTCGCGATGGAGGACTACGCCGAGGCGTTCGCTCAGTTCGTCGACGCCGCCGCGGGACAGCCGCACCACGCCGAGGCGCTCAAGGGGCTGGAGCAGTTCCGGGACGAGCTGCGACGCTTCAAGCTCGGACGGCGGGCCATGGTCGCCGACCCGCGGCTCGCCGAGTCGTTCCGGCTCGCGAACGAGGTGTTCCGCCGTGCGAACGCCGGCAAGCCGTTCGACACCTGGCGGCTGTTCCAGCTGGTCTACATCGTCACCCACCTGCCCGCCCTCGCCGCCCGCGAGCTCGACGACCTCGAGATGCGCCGCGAGCTCGACCACGTCGACGTGCTGTGGTTCCCCGCCGGTGGTGGCAAGACGGAGGCATACCTGGGTCTCATCATCGCCGCCCTGTTCTACGACCGGCTCCGCGGCAAGCACGCCGGGGTGACGTCCTGGCTGCGGTTCCCGCTCCGGATGCTCTCGGTCCAGCAGCTGTACCGGATGCTGCGCGTGCTGGTCCTGGCCGAGGAGCTGCGGCAGGAAGAGGGCATCGGGGCGGCGGACGACGACCCGTTCGCCCTCGGCTACCTGGTCGGCTCCGCGGGCACGCCGAACTCGCTGCGCTGGGAGCGCGGCTGGTGGAAGGGCTGGGAGATCGAGTCCCGTCGCGCCGAGAAGGGCACCTTCGCCGACGACCACAGCAACGACCGGCTGATCACCCGCTGCCCCTACTGCGGGCAGGAGAAGATCATCCTGGTCCTCGACGTCGACGCGGTCCGTCTGGTGCACCAGTGCACCGCGTGCGACCGCGCGCTGCCGCTGTACATGACCGACGAGGAGGTGTACCGCTACCTGCCCGCGGTGGTCATCTCCACCGTGGACAAGCTCACCGGCTACACCTGGTTCGGCGAGTACACCTCGTTCAGCCACGGACCGGCCTACCGGTGCCCGAAGCACGGCTACTTCAGCTTCCCCGTCGCGGGCACCTGCCTCGTCGGCGCGGAGCTGTGCCCACCCGGGAAGGGCGCCCTGCCGACCGCCCGGCCGGTGAAGGATCCCGTGCCGGCCCTCACGGTGCAGGACGAGATGCACCTGCTCAAGGAGGAGCTGGGTGCGTTCAGCGGCCACTACGAGGGGCTGATCGCCGAGCTGCAGCGTGGGGGGCCCTCCGGGCTGCCGACCAAGGTGCTCGCCGCGTCGGCGACGATCGAGCAGTTCGAGGACCAGCTCCGGCAGATCTACGGTCGCATCCCCCGCGCGTTCCCGGCAGCCGGGTACGAGCGCGACCGCAGCTTCTACATCCAGACGACACCGGACGTGCGGCGCACGTTCGTCGGCGTTCTGCCGCACTACCGGCGCAAGGCCGACGTCGCGGCGATCGTCCAGTCGGAGCTGCTACGCGCGGTGACCGAGCTGGAGGACGACTCCGATCCGGTGGCCACCCTGGGCATCGACCCGACCCTGTGGGACGCGCCTCCCACGCGCGACTCGGTCCTGGACCTGCTGTTCGACTACGAGGTGTGCCTCGGCTACGTCAACAGCAAGGCCCACGGGTCGAAGCTCGAGGAGGAGCTGCGGGCGCTGTCTGACGCGCTCGACAACGAGGGTCACGGCGCCGTACAACGCGTCGTCCTCACCGGTCAGGTGTCGATCTCCGACCTCGCCGAGGCCATCTCCCGGGTGCAGGACGAGAAGCCCAGCCTCGACCGAGCCCTTCGGCTGCGCGCGCTCGTCGGGACCTCTGTGGTCAGCCACGGGGTCGACCTGGACCGGCTCAACGTCCTGGTCGTTGCCGGCATGCCGACGACGGCGGCGGACTACATCCAGGTCACCGCGCGGTCCGGCCGCACCCACGCCGGGCTCGTCGTCACCGTCTACGACACCTTCTCCCGGCGGGAACAGTCCCTGTTCAGCAACTTCGCCAGCTACCACCGGTTCCTCGACCAGATGGTCACCCCCGTGCCGGTCAACAAGTACGCGTTCTTCGTGGCCGACCGCACCGTCCCCGGCATCGTGCTCGCGCTGCTGCACGACCTCGCCCGGGATCCGTCCCTCGGCGCCCCCACCGTCGGCGTGCGGTACGCGAAGGACTTCCAGGCCTGGTGGAACGCACACCGGACGGCGATCGACCAGCAGATCCGCGACCGGCTGCGACGCTGCTACGAGACCCCGATCGTCGGCGTCAACGACCCCGGCATGGAGCGTGAGCTCGCCGACCGAGCACTCGACCGCTGGGCGAACACGGAGTACCACTCGCTGGGCATCCCGGCGCAGGAACGCCGCACCGACGGTCTGTTCAATCTGCCGCCGCTGTCGAACTTCCGCGACATCGACGAGCCGGCCCAGTTCGGCGTCTGGTTCCCCAGCCGCGACGCGTTCGAGGCCGTCACCGGCTCCCTCACCGACCACAGCAACGCTGGCGCCAGCGCCGGCAACGAGGAGTGA
- a CDS encoding DNA methyltransferase has protein sequence MNGEESPLERAHFAASVSRVAEYESWRKERHRPATYVHKWWARRLGSVFRRMLLDSVVTAPGTREADRLRGLVVFDPFAGSGTTLVEAAKLGATVVGRDINPVATLTQRQALQRWDFDEIVRLFGEVEAACRAEIDALFVAADGSHVLHYFWVAIADCPDCGDGVELFSNYVFAKHAYPSRFPQAQATCPSCHEVVPVILGQDKTGQCPGCRHRFSFTGPVKGRFMTCAAGHRSNILAALGGQMPRRRMYAKLVILADGKKAYRAIDAFDLDLYDRASKLLANAPADRVVIPDGALEAGANTAQALNWGYRTWASFFNDRQLFVLGRIAAVLRDLPGRTPEREALVAAFGKTLEHHNVFCSYKGEGTGPVRSIFHNHVLRPERCSVEGNPWGAHGGSGGYAETMTRLRRADAYKQAPSDLVESGGTVIRVTGRSAPVTKSISTTWDGLGTPAQEAYVATGDAAATDLPDGSVALVVTDPPYVDNVHYSELADFFHSWMRLIRPYAGYPERLSTRDDREVQNRSADAFNEMIVNVWRECRRVLRDDGLLVFSFHQARTSGWSAVMSSLADAGFAVTAIRPVVAEVTTSLTKTAATEPNRIDVIVACRKASAAPVRTPAQARAAVMRALVTLKQQGIDLGAGDVRSAVRAAVLAQGTRVSGADWEALQVEADAQADLAVAAFTAE, from the coding sequence GTGAACGGGGAAGAGTCGCCGTTGGAGCGGGCCCACTTCGCGGCATCGGTCAGCCGCGTGGCGGAGTACGAGTCGTGGCGCAAGGAACGACACCGGCCGGCGACCTACGTGCACAAGTGGTGGGCCCGCCGGCTGGGCAGCGTGTTCCGGCGGATGCTGCTTGACTCCGTCGTCACCGCACCGGGAACGCGCGAGGCCGACAGGCTGCGTGGGCTGGTCGTGTTCGACCCGTTCGCCGGTTCTGGGACGACGCTCGTCGAGGCGGCGAAGCTGGGCGCGACCGTGGTCGGCCGGGACATCAACCCGGTGGCGACGTTGACGCAGCGCCAGGCGCTGCAGCGGTGGGATTTCGACGAGATCGTGAGGCTGTTCGGAGAGGTCGAGGCGGCGTGCCGGGCCGAGATCGACGCTCTGTTCGTCGCGGCCGACGGCTCTCACGTGCTGCATTACTTCTGGGTCGCAATCGCGGACTGCCCAGACTGCGGCGACGGGGTGGAACTGTTCAGCAACTACGTGTTCGCCAAGCACGCCTACCCGAGCCGCTTCCCCCAAGCGCAGGCGACGTGCCCGAGCTGCCATGAGGTGGTGCCGGTCATCCTGGGTCAGGACAAGACCGGGCAGTGCCCCGGGTGCAGGCACCGGTTCTCCTTCACCGGCCCGGTGAAGGGGCGGTTCATGACTTGTGCCGCCGGTCACCGCAGCAACATCCTTGCCGCGCTGGGCGGCCAGATGCCCCGCCGGCGGATGTACGCGAAGCTGGTCATCCTGGCCGACGGGAAGAAGGCGTACCGGGCGATCGACGCCTTCGACCTTGACCTCTACGACCGGGCGAGCAAGCTGCTCGCCAACGCTCCCGCCGACCGTGTCGTGATCCCGGATGGGGCGCTCGAGGCCGGCGCCAACACGGCTCAGGCGCTCAACTGGGGGTACCGGACCTGGGCGAGCTTCTTCAACGATCGTCAGCTGTTCGTGCTGGGTCGCATCGCTGCGGTGCTGCGGGATCTGCCCGGCCGCACGCCTGAGCGGGAAGCTCTCGTCGCCGCGTTCGGCAAGACCCTGGAGCACCACAACGTGTTCTGCTCGTACAAGGGCGAGGGCACCGGGCCGGTCCGGTCGATCTTCCACAACCACGTCCTGCGGCCGGAGCGATGCTCGGTGGAGGGGAACCCGTGGGGTGCGCACGGCGGGTCGGGGGGCTACGCGGAGACGATGACGCGGCTGCGCCGCGCGGACGCCTACAAGCAGGCCCCCTCGGATCTGGTGGAGAGCGGTGGCACGGTGATTCGGGTGACCGGGCGCTCCGCCCCGGTCACCAAGTCCATCAGCACCACGTGGGACGGGCTCGGCACCCCCGCGCAGGAGGCGTACGTCGCGACGGGGGACGCGGCTGCCACGGACCTACCCGATGGGTCGGTCGCGCTGGTGGTGACCGATCCGCCGTACGTCGACAACGTCCACTACTCCGAGCTGGCCGACTTCTTCCACTCCTGGATGCGCCTCATCCGGCCCTACGCGGGCTACCCGGAGCGCCTCAGCACCCGCGACGATCGTGAGGTACAAAACCGGTCCGCCGACGCGTTCAACGAGATGATCGTCAACGTCTGGCGGGAGTGCCGCCGCGTCCTCCGAGACGACGGACTGCTGGTGTTCAGCTTCCACCAGGCGCGGACGTCGGGGTGGTCGGCGGTGATGTCGTCGCTGGCCGACGCGGGGTTCGCTGTGACCGCGATCCGGCCTGTGGTCGCCGAGGTGACCACCAGCCTGACCAAGACCGCGGCGACCGAGCCGAACCGAATCGACGTCATCGTGGCGTGCCGCAAGGCGTCCGCGGCCCCCGTCCGGACGCCCGCGCAGGCGCGCGCCGCCGTCATGCGGGCCCTCGTGACGTTGAAGCAGCAGGGCATCGACCTGGGAGCCGGCGACGTCCGGTCCGCTGTCCGCGCGGCCGTCCTCGCCCAGGGCACCCGGGTGTCCGGCGCGGACTGGGAGGCGCTGCAGGTTGAGGCCGATGCGCAGGCGGACCTTGCTGTGGCCGCGTTCACGGCGGAGTAG